A segment of the Streptomyces sp. NBC_01235 genome:
GTCGACTGCCTCGATGTCGGCTGACTGACATCCCGTGCTCTGCCGGTCTCTGCGACCGGCAGAGCGTAGGGAACAGCCCGTGCCGCCCGTACGTGACATCGTCAGGAGAAGGACATGCGCAGAACGCGTCTGCCCCGCGCCATCGCGGTCACGGCGACGTTGGTCACCATGGTGTCCGCGAATCTACTCATGGTGCCCGAGTCGGCCCACGCGACCTTCGGAACCGCGGACATCAAGCCGATCGAGAGCAATATCGCTGCCAAGCCCTGGGCCTCGGCGACGGCCGCCTCCGGCTCGTCCAGCGCCCGTCTGGCCTTCGACGGCGACCCGGCGACGTCCTGGCGCCCGGATCGTGCCGGCGCCCGTCAGTGGCTCACCGTCGACCTCGGTGGAACCTACGACAACCTGCGTAAGGTCAAGGTGCTCTTCCCGGACCGTGGCGTGGCCCACCGGTACGTCGTCGAGGCTTCAGCCGACGGCCGCCGGTGGAAGCCCATCGCCGACAGATCCCACAACCGGGCCGTGTCGCGAGGGGAAGTGCACCTGTTCACCCGGCCGGGAACGCGCTTCGTCCGGCTGACGTTCACAGGGGGGCCGGGCCGGGCCCGGGCAGGTGTCAGCGAGCTCCAGGTCTTCAACTACCTGCGCGACGACCTCACCCTCGGCGCCGATCTGTCCTGGATGGACGACGTCCAGGACCAGCAGTACTGGGTCGACCCCCAGGCCGAAGACCGCGGCGCCGGGCCACACCTGCTCGACGTGGCCAAGGACCGTGGCATCGAGTACAGCCGGCTGCGGATATTCAACGAGCCGCGCAGCGAGAGCACCGGTCAACCGACGCCGATACCGCGCCAGGGGCCGGAGCGCTCGCTGGCCTCAGCCAAGTTGATCAAGCAGCGGGGCATGGGCCTGGGGATCGACTTCCACTACGCGGACTCGTGGGCGGACCCGAGCAAGCAACCAAAGCCACGCGCCTGGGCCGAGCTGGAGTTCGCGGACCTCTCCAAGGCCGTGTACGGCTTCACCGCCGACTATCTGAAGCGGTTGATCCGACAGGGCACCACACCAGAGAAGGTGGCCGTCGGCAACGAGATCATCAACGGGTTCATGTACGGCAGCGAGGCGGCCCAGATCGGCACGACGAATCCGCCGTACTTCGTCGACCAGGCCGATATCTACCAGTCCAAGCCCGGCGGTGGCCTGCTGTGGAAGTACTGGCGGTCAACCGACCCGGCGGAGCAACGGCTCTACGACCAGTCGTGGGACCGGTTCACCACCCTGGCCGCGGCCGGGATCAAGGCCGTCCGCGACGCGTCACCGACATCCAAGGTCGAGATACACGTGATCGTCGACAAGGACAAGCTCGCCAAAACCATGGAGTTCTGGCACCAGTTCCTCACCCGGGTGAAGGTGAAGGGGCAGAACCCCGATGTGCTGGCCATCTCGTACTACCCGGAATGGCACGGTACGCCCGAAGCGCTGGATCTCAACCTGAACACCATGGCCACCGCACACCCCGGCTACGAAGTCGACATCGCCGAGACCGCCTACCCCGCCTCCGGCGGCGATGGCTCGCCGTTGCCCAACTCGCCGTACCCACGAACCGTTCAAGGGCAGGCCGACGCGGTCCGCAGGGTGTTCCAGGCCGCCAACGACGTCGTCGACAACCGAGGTTCAGGGGCACTGGTGTGGGAGCCGGCCGGCTATCAGCCCATGTTCCGGGCCGTGCCCGGACTGGCGAACACGTGGGAGCCGCATGCGTCCATCAACGTCTTCAACGCCAGCCGCGCCAAGCACATCCTCCAGGACACCGTCTACACCGGCACCACGGTGGGGGCCGCCCCGAAGCTGCCCTCCTCCATCCGTATGCTCACCACCGCCAGCAACACGATCACCCGTGTCCCCGTCCGCTGGCAGCCGTTGCCACCTGGCGCGACCGACAGGCCGGGTGAGGTGACAGTCACCGGGACGACCCTCACAGGCCCGGTCACGGCGGTCATCGACGTCATGCCTAGCCACGGCGAATACGACATGACCACCTCATAACCTGCTTCACCGAGGCCACACCGCCGAGACCACGACGGCACCGGCGACATCATCACCGCTTCACAGCAGTGCTCCGCTCACTCGGTGGCCGACGGCAACAGCTGCCGAAGCGCCTGGGAGAACCAGGCCCTGGGCGACGGGACGGCCACACTCACCCCGACATCTGGTGCACCCGACCAACCACACGCCGGTCCTGCCGCCCCTCGCGGCTGGCCGGAGCACCCACACCCCCTGTTGCGCCGTGCGCCCCGTCGACCTGTCGGCCTCTGTGTCGACGGGACGCACCCGGCAACGGGACCAACCGAACGCCAAACCCCCCACCCATCCCCGCACCCAAGGAGTCACCATGACCCTGCGACGACGGACATTCCTCAGCATGACCGCGGCCGGAGCGACGGGCGTGGGCCTGTCCCTGCTCGGGGCAGGACAGGCACCAGCCGCCGCCGCGCCACTGGACACCGCGCCGACCACGCCGTTCGCGGTCGGCGTGCGCCGGTACAACTGGACCCGTGGCAGCCGCCCGTGCACCACGTACGTCTACTACCCGGCCACCGGCACCGCCGGCGGCAGTCCGGTGACGGACGCCCCGGTCGCCGCCGGGCTCTTCCCCGTCTACAACTTCACCCACGGCTACGGGAGCAGCCCGCAGAACTCCCTGTTCATCATCCGGGCCCTGGCCTCGGCGGGCTTCATCGTCCCCGCCCCGCACTTCAACCACAACTTCGACGACGTCAACAACGGCAACACGTCCAAGGACGTCTCGCAGATCCTCACCAACACCCTCGCGCTCAACGCGAGCGGACCCCTGGCCGGGCACATCAACACCGGCATCGGCGTCGGCGTCTCGGGCCACTCCCTGGGCGGCATGGTCACCCACGGTCTGCTGACCTCCTGGCCCGACAGCCGGATCAAGTCCGCCAACCCCCAGTCCTGCGTGGACATGGGCAACCCGTCCGGTTCGGTCTCGGCCAAGGTCCTGTTCGTCCA
Coding sequences within it:
- a CDS encoding glycosyl hydrolase 53 family protein, translating into MRRTRLPRAIAVTATLVTMVSANLLMVPESAHATFGTADIKPIESNIAAKPWASATAASGSSSARLAFDGDPATSWRPDRAGARQWLTVDLGGTYDNLRKVKVLFPDRGVAHRYVVEASADGRRWKPIADRSHNRAVSRGEVHLFTRPGTRFVRLTFTGGPGRARAGVSELQVFNYLRDDLTLGADLSWMDDVQDQQYWVDPQAEDRGAGPHLLDVAKDRGIEYSRLRIFNEPRSESTGQPTPIPRQGPERSLASAKLIKQRGMGLGIDFHYADSWADPSKQPKPRAWAELEFADLSKAVYGFTADYLKRLIRQGTTPEKVAVGNEIINGFMYGSEAAQIGTTNPPYFVDQADIYQSKPGGGLLWKYWRSTDPAEQRLYDQSWDRFTTLAAAGIKAVRDASPTSKVEIHVIVDKDKLAKTMEFWHQFLTRVKVKGQNPDVLAISYYPEWHGTPEALDLNLNTMATAHPGYEVDIAETAYPASGGDGSPLPNSPYPRTVQGQADAVRRVFQAANDVVDNRGSGALVWEPAGYQPMFRAVPGLANTWEPHASINVFNASRAKHILQDTVYTGTTVGAAPKLPSSIRMLTTASNTITRVPVRWQPLPPGATDRPGEVTVTGTTLTGPVTAVIDVMPSHGEYDMTTS